The following coding sequences are from one Novosphingobium sp. KACC 22771 window:
- a CDS encoding polysaccharide biosynthesis/export family protein has translation MKMVERCAIGIALALALAGCGSVRPNTSIPSGNAAYQLIPATENGYDPGAIQPGDRLAIRVVGEPDLSNEQYWVDGAGRVQMPLVGEFEVVGRNTQSVREEIEKRLAVSYIRNPLVSISIVEHAKYGLTVEGEVQKAGRFEASPGMTLLGAIALAGSTTKDSKLNEIYLFRERGEKRIGARFNLSDIRNGRNPDPQILPGDVVVVGRSALKGTWHEVLAAAPFANIYYNVAR, from the coding sequence ATGAAGATGGTGGAACGGTGCGCGATCGGGATTGCTTTGGCACTTGCTCTTGCGGGATGCGGCTCTGTGCGGCCGAACACGTCGATTCCTTCGGGGAACGCGGCCTATCAATTGATCCCGGCAACGGAGAATGGCTATGATCCCGGCGCGATCCAGCCCGGTGACAGGCTGGCGATCCGTGTGGTGGGTGAGCCTGATCTGAGCAATGAACAGTATTGGGTCGATGGCGCCGGACGTGTTCAGATGCCGCTGGTCGGTGAATTTGAGGTCGTCGGGCGTAATACCCAGTCTGTGCGTGAGGAAATCGAAAAGCGGCTTGCGGTATCCTATATCCGCAACCCGCTGGTATCCATCAGCATCGTCGAGCATGCGAAATATGGCCTTACCGTTGAAGGGGAAGTGCAGAAAGCGGGGCGGTTTGAAGCTTCGCCCGGCATGACGCTGCTGGGGGCTATCGCCTTGGCGGGAAGCACCACAAAGGACTCGAAGCTGAACGAAATCTATCTGTTTCGTGAAAGAGGTGAGAAGCGCATCGGCGCTCGCTTCAATTTGTCCGACATCCGCAACGGTCGCAATCCCGATCCGCAAATCCTGCCCGGAGATGTGGTCGTGGTGGGTCGATCGGCACTCAAGGGGACCTGGCATGAGGTTCTCGCCGCCGCGCCCTTTGCCAACATCTACTACAACGTAGCGCGCTGA
- a CDS encoding GumC family protein: protein MTLSTAATPEASEPENPFGQTGGGLNFRYIFAMLRANLTLVSSLFFGSILVSLAATLLQTPIYTARGTIQINSGANRVLSKDNDESQGEDASAMQDADRYLKTQVDILKSRSLALRVVDALKLVDNPTFFTSMRGKPPRAGSTRNQASLLAASLLMKSLDVTIPRDSRIATIAVESADPTLSAKIANAYASEFIQSNLQRKFESSGYAREFLARQLVQVKDKFEQSERTLNDYARSAGLIHSGSTSAGTGGQPAMQGTSVIGASLSQFNQSANDAKARRIAAESRWRAINAGPLLNASEVVTNAAVSSLLTQRATALAALEEERARHLDGYPTVAAKQAQVQALNSQIQTLANNVRNAIRLEYEAALKSEIELNSQVDRLKADTLNEQDRSVQYNLLQHEVETNRQVYDGLLQRYKELNASAGISTSNISVIDIAQIPTRPSSPDVLRNLLYGFAASIVLTTTILLIKEQFDDSVRIPEDIESKLAIPLLGVIPVSNGDSPTMDLDDPKSQISEAYNSLRGSLLFATPKGLPQLIMVTSAQPAEGKSTSSYALARTLARMDKKVLLVDADLRRPSQHRYIDYDNQKGLSDVLTTRTSMAELAQQAQQSTLSLLTSGPIPPSPTELLSSLRFREALEEAKSVYDVIIIDSPPVLGLADAPMIAAIVEGVVFMVESDRSRHGALKTSLRRLRAVHPNILGGVLTKFDPLKSGSRYSSYYGYEYYQYQYSYGKR from the coding sequence ATGACCTTGTCTACAGCTGCTACACCCGAAGCTTCCGAACCGGAGAACCCCTTTGGCCAGACGGGGGGAGGGCTGAATTTTCGCTATATCTTCGCGATGCTGCGCGCCAACCTCACATTGGTCAGTTCGCTATTCTTCGGGTCGATACTCGTATCGCTGGCCGCCACCCTGTTGCAGACGCCGATCTACACTGCGCGCGGCACTATCCAGATCAACAGCGGCGCCAACCGCGTGCTGTCCAAGGATAATGACGAAAGTCAGGGCGAAGATGCCAGCGCGATGCAGGATGCCGATCGCTATTTGAAAACGCAGGTCGACATTCTCAAAAGCCGCTCTCTTGCGTTGCGGGTGGTCGATGCACTCAAACTGGTCGACAATCCCACTTTCTTCACATCCATGCGCGGCAAGCCGCCTCGTGCCGGCTCGACGCGCAATCAGGCATCGCTGCTCGCTGCCAGCTTGCTGATGAAATCGCTGGATGTCACGATTCCGCGTGACAGCCGTATTGCGACAATCGCCGTTGAATCAGCCGATCCGACCTTGTCAGCCAAAATTGCCAATGCCTATGCCTCGGAATTCATTCAATCGAACCTCCAGCGCAAATTTGAAAGTTCGGGCTATGCGCGCGAATTTCTTGCGCGCCAGTTGGTTCAGGTAAAGGACAAATTCGAACAGTCGGAGCGCACGCTGAACGATTATGCGCGTTCGGCCGGGCTTATTCATTCTGGCAGCACTTCTGCGGGCACGGGCGGACAGCCCGCCATGCAGGGCACCTCGGTTATCGGGGCCAGCCTGAGTCAGTTCAACCAGTCGGCCAATGATGCAAAGGCCCGCCGCATTGCAGCTGAATCGCGCTGGCGCGCGATCAACGCCGGGCCGCTGCTCAACGCCTCTGAAGTGGTGACCAACGCCGCCGTCTCGTCCTTGCTGACCCAGCGGGCAACCGCTTTGGCCGCGCTGGAAGAAGAGCGCGCGCGTCACCTCGACGGCTATCCCACGGTGGCGGCGAAACAGGCGCAGGTGCAGGCCCTCAACAGCCAGATCCAGACGCTGGCGAACAATGTGCGCAATGCGATCCGCTTGGAATATGAAGCGGCGTTGAAATCGGAAATCGAGCTGAATTCGCAGGTTGATCGCCTCAAGGCGGACACGTTGAATGAACAGGATCGTTCTGTTCAATACAATTTGCTGCAGCACGAAGTGGAAACCAACCGCCAAGTGTATGACGGCCTGTTGCAGCGTTACAAGGAGCTGAACGCTTCGGCCGGGATCAGCACGTCGAACATTTCGGTGATCGATATTGCCCAGATCCCCACGCGGCCGAGCTCGCCCGATGTTCTGCGCAACCTGCTTTACGGTTTTGCAGCCAGCATTGTGCTGACGACCACCATTCTGCTTATCAAGGAGCAGTTCGACGACTCCGTTCGTATTCCCGAGGATATCGAGAGCAAGCTGGCCATTCCGTTGCTGGGCGTTATTCCCGTGTCGAACGGCGACAGCCCCACCATGGATCTTGACGATCCGAAGTCGCAGATATCCGAGGCTTACAACTCTTTGCGTGGTTCGCTGCTCTTTGCCACGCCAAAGGGGTTGCCGCAGCTGATCATGGTGACCAGCGCGCAGCCGGCCGAAGGCAAGTCGACGAGCAGCTATGCCCTTGCACGCACTTTGGCGCGAATGGACAAAAAGGTTCTGTTGGTTGACGCCGACCTGCGTCGTCCCTCGCAGCACCGCTACATCGACTATGACAACCAGAAAGGCTTGTCCGATGTGCTGACCACGCGCACGAGCATGGCAGAACTGGCCCAGCAGGCGCAGCAATCGACGCTGTCGCTGCTGACTTCCGGCCCCATTCCGCCCAGCCCGACCGAATTGCTGTCGAGCCTGCGTTTTCGCGAGGCTCTGGAAGAGGCCAAATCAGTCTATGATGTCATCATCATCGACTCTCCGCCTGTACTGGGCTTGGCAGACGCGCCGATGATCGCCGCGATTGTTGAAGGGGTTGTCTTCATGGTGGAATCGGACCGCAGCCGCCACGGCGCGCTCAAAACGTCGTTGCGCCGTTTGCGTGCGGTGCATCCGAATATTCTGGGCGGCGTGCTGACCAAGTTCGATCCGCTCAAGAGCGGCAGCCGGTACTCGTCGTACTACGGCTACGAATATTATCAGTATCAGTACAGCTACGGCAAACGCTGA
- a CDS encoding glycosyltransferase: MGKARPKRLALVWSQFAAYHVDRCEALAALTAGKVDIYAVEVATSSHLYAWEPSGAIRGTKKITLFHGKKFEEIAPLHRFLKLFVQLVKCDQVFWGIGYHEPEIIPLIWLLRLFGVKAYLMMDSKYDDSPRQNWFEFLKSIGLSAYSGALVAGHRHRQYVEFLSFRNRPVLLGYDCVAMARFQKFNVEDSNKVDWQDRDFLFVGRFVAKKNILKLIDAFNMYCEYAKEDARRLILVGDGPQRPEIMRKIVDLGLHGQVIMTGFLPSDEVAKAMGISLALLLVSYEEQWGLVINEAVALGLPVIASANCGSTDLLVRNLVNGLVVEPRSVEAICAAMVRMAGSEEEWQAMSKASSRFEQFADVSFFANSVIELAKIE; this comes from the coding sequence ATGGGTAAAGCACGGCCAAAGCGGCTTGCGCTGGTCTGGAGCCAGTTTGCCGCCTATCATGTTGATCGCTGTGAGGCGCTTGCTGCACTGACAGCTGGCAAGGTCGATATTTATGCGGTCGAGGTCGCAACCTCGTCACATCTCTACGCCTGGGAACCGTCCGGAGCGATCAGAGGAACGAAAAAGATCACCCTTTTCCACGGGAAAAAGTTCGAGGAAATTGCTCCGTTACACCGATTTCTGAAGCTGTTCGTCCAATTGGTGAAATGCGATCAGGTGTTTTGGGGGATCGGTTATCATGAGCCCGAAATTATTCCTTTGATCTGGTTGCTGCGCCTCTTTGGCGTGAAGGCATATTTGATGATGGACTCCAAATATGATGATTCACCGCGGCAGAACTGGTTTGAGTTTTTAAAGTCCATCGGCTTGTCGGCTTATTCCGGAGCGCTGGTGGCCGGACATCGTCATCGCCAGTATGTTGAGTTTCTGAGCTTTCGAAACAGGCCTGTATTGCTTGGCTATGACTGTGTTGCAATGGCGCGGTTTCAAAAATTTAATGTTGAAGACAGCAATAAGGTTGATTGGCAGGATCGTGATTTTCTTTTTGTTGGAAGATTTGTTGCGAAGAAGAATATCTTAAAGCTGATCGACGCGTTTAATATGTATTGCGAATATGCAAAAGAGGATGCGAGACGTCTGATATTGGTGGGGGACGGCCCCCAAAGGCCGGAGATCATGAGGAAGATTGTCGATCTTGGGCTACATGGCCAAGTCATTATGACTGGCTTTTTGCCCAGCGATGAGGTAGCCAAAGCTATGGGTATCTCCCTAGCTTTGCTCTTGGTAAGTTATGAAGAGCAATGGGGATTGGTTATCAATGAAGCAGTCGCTTTGGGGCTTCCTGTGATCGCGTCGGCAAATTGCGGTTCAACAGATCTGTTGGTTCGCAATCTCGTCAATGGCTTGGTGGTCGAGCCTCGCTCGGTCGAGGCAATTTGCGCTGCCATGGTGCGAATGGCGGGTTCCGAGGAAGAATGGCAAGCCATGTCCAAGGCATCGTCACGGTTTGAACAGTTTGCTGATGTTAGCTTCTTTGCAAACTCTGTAATTGAGCTTGCGAAAATAGAATAA
- a CDS encoding glycosyltransferase has product MQAIGFLWAQFSAYHVDRCVAAASRLAGRAQVYAVQVCTKSNLYVWEPFKDVKGATTVTLFPDTLYESTSAWSRFRKQYNALRKCKTVFIGVAYSEPEILPMVVLLRLSGVRVIMMSATKYDDYPRSAWVELIKGALLSVYQGAIVGGRRQMEYLQFLGFRKRPILTGYNAVGLDRVRKQGEQYLPAEGVSFRDRPFVYVGRFVPKKNLEVLIEGFVRYVRSVGPQNAHKLLMVGSGPLEGALRQQIVEAGIEELVEFSGFLTAPEVAGVLARSLALVLVSTEEQWGLVVNEALAFGTPMLTSSPVGSNDALTRNLVNGYIVEPDSPEGVGRAMALLSSEEESWNRMKEESLKRRWMGDAERFADAVEVMLFPDATEARERVTRFMQEMGAAH; this is encoded by the coding sequence GTGCAGGCAATCGGATTTCTTTGGGCCCAGTTTTCAGCCTATCACGTTGACCGCTGCGTCGCGGCTGCCAGCCGCCTGGCCGGTCGAGCACAGGTCTATGCTGTGCAGGTCTGTACCAAATCCAACCTCTATGTCTGGGAACCGTTCAAGGATGTAAAGGGCGCGACAACGGTCACGCTGTTTCCCGACACACTCTATGAGTCGACCTCGGCTTGGTCGCGCTTTCGCAAACAATACAATGCCTTGCGTAAATGCAAGACCGTATTCATCGGTGTGGCCTACAGTGAACCTGAAATTTTGCCGATGGTCGTTTTGCTGCGTTTATCCGGGGTGCGTGTCATTATGATGAGCGCGACCAAGTATGATGACTATCCTCGGTCGGCGTGGGTTGAACTGATCAAGGGGGCATTGCTGTCGGTCTATCAGGGAGCCATTGTCGGCGGTCGGCGGCAAATGGAATACCTGCAGTTTCTCGGGTTCCGCAAAAGGCCTATTCTTACGGGCTATAATGCGGTCGGCCTTGATCGTGTCCGCAAGCAGGGTGAGCAGTATCTACCTGCGGAGGGTGTGTCGTTTCGTGATCGCCCATTCGTCTATGTCGGGCGCTTCGTCCCTAAAAAGAACCTCGAAGTCCTGATCGAGGGATTTGTCCGCTATGTGCGCAGCGTAGGGCCGCAAAATGCCCATAAACTCTTGATGGTAGGCTCTGGCCCTCTCGAAGGTGCCTTGCGGCAGCAGATTGTCGAGGCGGGTATCGAAGAATTGGTAGAGTTCTCCGGCTTTCTCACGGCCCCTGAAGTGGCAGGAGTACTGGCCCGCAGCCTCGCGCTGGTATTGGTCAGCACAGAGGAGCAGTGGGGCTTGGTGGTGAATGAGGCCCTGGCATTCGGCACACCGATGCTCACCTCCTCGCCGGTGGGGTCCAATGATGCGCTGACGAGGAATCTGGTCAATGGCTATATCGTGGAGCCGGATTCGCCCGAGGGTGTCGGCCGCGCCATGGCCCTGCTTTCCAGCGAAGAGGAATCCTGGAATCGCATGAAGGAAGAATCCCTGAAGCGCCGTTGGATGGGCGATGCGGAGCGATTTGCCGACGCTGTTGAGGTGATGCTCTTTCCCGATGCCACGGAAGCGAGAGAGCGGGTTACCCGCTTCATGCAGGAAATGGGCGCTGCGCACTGA
- a CDS encoding acyltransferase family protein: protein MSNRSEISGIQYLRGFAAIAVVLDHVSAMAAFPKYFGQSLWNGALSKGALGVDIFFVISGFIIVAVSLKGPALLPAISVRQFFLRRAVRIIPLMWVGILSYAALRGMFTSTPIIFSEYLRALVLFPQGSVEPRMIWTLRHEFIFYIIFAISFMTGTKRWRPLLYLWFVSPTLIGLFRNQFATTVVPDAFIDILASPVNLEFCAGFILAIGWLKMDPQSNWQIPVLSPVVLLYALAITVIFVWGLSQLQITSLVSCLVLAVMNGLVVLLGCKLAPANGKLGHIANFFGDASYSIYLFHPGIASGLLAITAKLHLGLPLWIIVFSISVIVIAMTCAIHIWVEKPLVAAIKQRVPR, encoded by the coding sequence ATGTCCAATCGTTCGGAGATCTCTGGCATCCAATATCTGCGCGGCTTCGCAGCCATAGCGGTGGTACTCGACCATGTTTCGGCAATGGCTGCGTTTCCAAAATATTTTGGACAATCACTGTGGAATGGCGCTCTTTCAAAGGGAGCGCTGGGCGTCGATATCTTTTTTGTTATCAGCGGCTTCATCATCGTTGCCGTTTCTCTCAAAGGACCCGCGCTGCTCCCAGCCATTTCTGTCCGCCAATTTTTCCTGCGCAGAGCCGTGCGCATCATTCCGCTGATGTGGGTCGGAATATTAAGCTATGCGGCTCTTCGCGGCATGTTCACCTCAACGCCGATCATTTTTTCTGAGTACTTAAGAGCTCTGGTACTGTTTCCCCAAGGATCTGTTGAGCCCAGAATGATCTGGACTCTGCGCCACGAATTCATTTTTTATATTATTTTTGCCATCTCGTTCATGACAGGCACCAAACGATGGCGCCCTCTCCTATACCTGTGGTTTGTGTCACCGACCCTGATCGGCCTTTTTCGAAATCAATTCGCCACCACTGTTGTGCCGGACGCCTTCATCGACATATTGGCATCGCCTGTGAACCTTGAATTCTGCGCTGGTTTCATCCTCGCGATTGGCTGGTTAAAGATGGACCCGCAAAGCAACTGGCAGATTCCTGTCCTTAGTCCTGTCGTATTGCTTTATGCATTGGCCATAACTGTCATTTTCGTATGGGGCCTGAGCCAACTGCAGATTACTTCACTCGTATCCTGCTTGGTTCTTGCCGTTATGAATGGCTTGGTCGTGCTGCTCGGCTGCAAACTGGCGCCAGCCAACGGGAAGCTTGGCCACATCGCCAACTTTTTTGGCGATGCGTCCTATTCCATTTATTTGTTTCACCCGGGGATTGCGTCGGGCCTGCTCGCGATTACGGCCAAACTCCATCTTGGCTTGCCGCTCTGGATCATCGTGTTTTCGATCTCTGTCATTGTGATTGCGATGACCTGCGCCATCCATATTTGGGTTGAGAAACCGTTGGTTGCGGCCATCAAGCAACGCGTTCCGCGCTAA